One segment of Clarias gariepinus isolate MV-2021 ecotype Netherlands chromosome 6, CGAR_prim_01v2, whole genome shotgun sequence DNA contains the following:
- the frs3 gene encoding fibroblast growth factor receptor substrate 2: MGSCWSCLYRDAIQDNHPTKFKVTNVDDEGNELGSGTMELTQTELILHTRKRDAIRWPYLCLRRYGYDSNLFSFESGRRCQTGQGIFAFKCSRAEEIFNLLQELMQCNSINVVEEPMIMTRPGHTPEMEMPRTPQTPNTPGFPGQTFPNGYPGYPISADSSQPSLTDDHRHSLMGMDDQTHTYVNTVSMESELSNRHCVRSMPEVRPPTFTEASAKPGQPSMHCCGMDDSLKDPQLFLQPGAQEVKFMLGPTPAQRHMMERDRDRDRHSSHPLRAPDGSSETEGEEAPPLHMCNTHSYHHYHHHLHRHSSMEPCPGSQLTYENINGLRGPRRQRLSPSSASQSQSVGSSSSSSTAGETHPHTHPHSLPLSHTHAPSLPPQGYGGGHRRSALLNYENLPSLPPVWEYRALQRDEEEEQDDDEEDDEYEEEEEEDYDDYEYSEGPGTPNGYHQESGGSGGIHRDALQNYVNTEQIQPPTHLHHACPPHPQPSERGGRVFSFDFRRHRAGRGTVGSAACEQHGRHLPPPPSRQLNYIQVDLETGASSCPGHGGGGAQVPQRPPPMKRGMATAPVMPPSRRGECYAVIDLQKTAAMSNLQKALPRDDGTSRKTRHNSTDLPL; this comes from the exons ATGGGGAGCTGTTGGAGCTGTCTATACAGAGACGCCATTCAAGACAACCACCCCACCAAGTTTAAG GTGACTAATGTGGATGATGAAGGGAACGAGCTGGGATCGGGGACTATGGAGCTCACCCAAACCGAGCTCATTCTGCACACACGAAAGCGTGATGCCATCCGGTGGCCATACCTCTGCCTGCGACGTTACGGCTACGATTCCAACCTGTTTTCCTTCGAGAGTGGGAGGCGCTGTCAGACAGGGCAGG GGATCTTTGCATTTAAGTGCTCTCGGGCAGAAGAGATCTTTAACCTGCTGCAGGAGCTGATGCAGTGCAACAGCATTAACGTGGTAGAGGAGCCCATGATTATGACCCGGCCTGGCCACACACCAGAGATGGAGATGCCTCGAACCCCTCAAACACCCAATA CTCCCGGGTTTCCAGGGCAGACGTTTCCTAATGGTTACCCAGGGTACCCTATAAGCGCAGACTCATCACAGCCCTCTCTTACTGATGACCACAGACACAGCCTCATGGGGATGGATGACCAG ACACATACATATGTGAATACAGTTAGTATGGAGAGTGAGCTTTCAAACCGCCACTGTGTCCGTTCCATGCCTGAGGTTCGGCCCCCCACCTTCACTGAGGCGTCCGCCAAACCTGGCCAACCCAGCATGCACTGCTGCGGCATGGACGACTCCCTCAAGGACCCTCAGCTCTTCCTCCAGCCAGGGGCTCAGGAAGTAAAGTTCATGCTGGGGCCGACGCCGGCACAGCGCCACATGATGGagcgagacagagacagagacaggcatTCCTCTCACCCTCTCCGAGCGCCAGATGGCAGCTCTGAAACCGAGGGAGAAGAGGCTCCGCCCCTTCACATGTGCAACACACATTCCTATCACCATTACCACCATCATCTTCACCGGCACTCCAGCATGGAGCCTTGTCCGGGAAGCCAGCTAACGTATGAGAACATTAATGGTCTTCGTGGGCCACGCAGGCAGAGGCTGAGCCCCAGCAGTGCCTCCCAGTCGCAGTCTGTGGGctcaagcagcagcagcagtacaGCTGGAgaaacacacccacatacacacccacactctctgccactttcacacacacatgcccccTCATTGCCACCGCAGGGCTATGGCGGGGGACATCGCCGCTCTGCGCTGCTCAATTATGAGAACCTGCCCTCACTGCCGCCAGTGTGGGAGTACCGTGCTCTACAGCGTGATGAAGAAGAGGAACAGGATGACGACGAGGAAGATGATGAGtatgaggaggaagaggaggaggactATGATGATTATGAATACTCAGAGGGGCCAGGAACCCCGAATGGATATCATCAGGAAAGTGGTGGAAGTGGCGGGATTCATCGCGATGCCCTGCAAAACTATGTTAACACAGAACAG ATTCAACCTCCCACCCATCTGCATCACGCGTGCCCTCCTCATCCTCAGCCCTCAGAGAGGGGTGGCCGAGTTTTCAGTTTTGATTTCCGTCGGCATCGGGCGGGGCGTGGCACAGTTGGCAGTGCAGCCTGCGAGCAGCATGGTCGCCACCTGCCCCCTCCACCCTCTCGCCAGCTCAACTACATTCAGGTGGACTTGGAGACTGGAGCCTCAAGTTGCCCCGGACACGGAGGGGGTGGAGCTCAAGTGCCACAGAGACCGCCTCCAATGAAGCGTGGCATGGCTACTGCCCCGGTAATGCCTCCCTCCCGCCGTGGTGAGTGTTATGCTGTGATTGATCTGCAGAAAACCGCAGCCATGTCCAATCTGCAGAAAGCCCTGCCTCGTGATGATGGCACGTCCCGAAAGACCCGCCACAACAGCACTGACCTGCCTCTGTGA
- the ppil1 gene encoding peptidyl-prolyl cis-trans isomerase-like 1 isoform X1 yields MQRISGTQITSLARFVALLLLLVLFCDWVSVIQEMSGIPPDSWQPATVSLETSMGSIVLELYWKHAPKTCKNFAELGRRGYYNTTKFHRIIKDFMVQGGDPTATGRGGASIYGKQFEDELHPELKFTGAGILAMANAGPDTNGSQFFLTLAPTQWLDGKHTIFGRVCQGMSVVSRIGMVETNSQDRPIEEIKILRVTLPN; encoded by the exons atgcaaagaataagcgGGACTCAAATCACTTCCTTAGCTCGTTTTGttgcattgttattattattagtattattttgtGATTGGGTTTCGGTGATCCAAGAAATGTCAGGAATCCCTCCAGACTCGTGGCAGCCCGCTACCGTGTCGCTCGAGACATC GATGGGCAGCATCGTGTTGGAGTTGTACTGGAAACACGCGCCTAAAACCTGCAAGAACTTCGCTGAGCTGGGCAGGAGGGGATATTACAACACCACCAAGTTTCACCGTATCATTAAAGACTTTATGGTGCAGGGAGGCGACCCTACAGCAACTG GCCGTGGTGGTGCAAGTATATATGGAAAACAGTTTGAGGATGAGCTTCATCCAGAGCTGAAATTCACAG GTGCTGGAATCCTTGCTATGGCTAACGCAGGCCCGGACACAAATGGGAGTCAGTTCTTTTTGACTTTGGCCCCCACACAGTGGCTCGATGGCAAGCACACTATATTTGGGAGAGTTTGCCAAGGCATGAGTGTTGTCAGTCGAATTGGAATGGTGGAGACAAACAGTCAAGATCGTCCTATTGAGGAGATAAAAATACTCCGGGTGACTCTGCCTAACTGA
- the ppil1 gene encoding peptidyl-prolyl cis-trans isomerase-like 1 isoform X2: MGSIVLELYWKHAPKTCKNFAELGRRGYYNTTKFHRIIKDFMVQGGDPTATGRGGASIYGKQFEDELHPELKFTGAGILAMANAGPDTNGSQFFLTLAPTQWLDGKHTIFGRVCQGMSVVSRIGMVETNSQDRPIEEIKILRVTLPN; this comes from the exons ATGGGCAGCATCGTGTTGGAGTTGTACTGGAAACACGCGCCTAAAACCTGCAAGAACTTCGCTGAGCTGGGCAGGAGGGGATATTACAACACCACCAAGTTTCACCGTATCATTAAAGACTTTATGGTGCAGGGAGGCGACCCTACAGCAACTG GCCGTGGTGGTGCAAGTATATATGGAAAACAGTTTGAGGATGAGCTTCATCCAGAGCTGAAATTCACAG GTGCTGGAATCCTTGCTATGGCTAACGCAGGCCCGGACACAAATGGGAGTCAGTTCTTTTTGACTTTGGCCCCCACACAGTGGCTCGATGGCAAGCACACTATATTTGGGAGAGTTTGCCAAGGCATGAGTGTTGTCAGTCGAATTGGAATGGTGGAGACAAACAGTCAAGATCGTCCTATTGAGGAGATAAAAATACTCCGGGTGACTCTGCCTAACTGA